The Phragmites australis chromosome 1, lpPhrAust1.1, whole genome shotgun sequence genomic interval TGCTAGTTTACAGCGCGGTGATGCATGTAAGTGTCTCCCTGTGCGTGGTGCAGGTCTGACGGCAACGAGTTCGCCGAGCTTCTGTGGGAGAACGGGCAGGCGGTGGTGCACGGCCGGAGGAAACAGCCCCAGACCGCCTTCCCGCCCTTCACTTGCGGCGGCTCCGGCAGCAGCAGAGCTCAAGAAAAGCATCCCGGCAGCGACCCCATGGCCCTGTTGAAGACCGGCGGCCTCTTTGGCGTCGGCGGCATGGCTTCATCGATTCACGACTTCTCTTCAGGCCTAGACGCCACCCGTGGCAACGGCGATCTTGACGACACCGTCCCCTGGATCAACTACCCCATCATCGACGACGACAGCGCCGCCCCTGCCCTGGCAGACAGCTACAGCCCGGATTTCTTCTCGGAGCTCCAAGCAGCGGCAGCCGCGGCGACGAACCTCACCTCCCCGCCGCCTTCTATCCACCACACCGCCAACAACAGAAGTAACCCGGTTGCCACCAGCAGCAGAGAACCAGAAGTCTCAAAGGAAGGCCACCGCATGTCAGCTCCCGCCACCAGGCCCGAGCCACAAGCCGAGTCCGCGGCCGCCAAGCAACCTCGGTCGTCCGGAGAGGGCTTGATGAACTTCGCCCTCTTCTCTAGGCCGGCAGCCATGGCGCGGGCAAGCCTGCAGAGCGCGCAGAGGCCGCCGCCACAAGGCACAGACAAGCCATCCAATGTCACTGTGACTGCAAGCACCCGCATGGAGTCGACGGTTGTCCAGTCATCCTGCGGTCCAAGAACCGCCCCCGCGTTCACGGACCAGAGGACGGCGTGGCCGCAGCCCAAGGAGGTGCGGTTCGCATGCACAGCTGCGCCGACGGCCGCGGCTGGTAACCTGCAGCAGGAGATGCCTCGGGACAGAGCTGGCAACAACATGACTCTGCAGAAAAAGGTTGAGACGAGGATGGCGCCTGAGGTCGCAGTCACGAGTTCGTCTGTCTGCTCCGGCAATGGCGCTGGAAATGGAAATGATGAGTCCTGGCGCCATCAGAAGAGGAAGAGCCAAGCTGAGTGCTCTGCAAGCCAAGATGATGTAAGTAGATGATATGAGATACAGTATATCTGATCTAATCTAACCATACCCTTGTAGAGCTAATGATAGAATTGGTTTTCTTCAGGATCTTGAAGATGACTCCGGTGGGTTGAGAAGATCTGCCAGCAGAGGCACGAAGCGCAGCCGCACCGCGGAGGTGCACAATTTGTCAGAAAGGGTAAGCATGCCACATCCAGTGTACTGATCACTGTACAGGCTCATTCCTGACCTTCAAATGGTGCTGCAATTGTATTGAATGCATTGTAATGCAACAAACCATGCAGAGGAGAAGGGACAGGATCAATGAAAAAATGCGCGCCCTGCAAGAACTCATTCCCAACTGCAACAAGGTACGGCTAGCCATTCTATCATCTTACTTCCTCAGACATCTTTTGATCCCGAAGCATTTCGTGACATCAGATGTATCATCTTTTTGTAGATTGACAAAGCCTCAATGCTGGACGAAGCGATTGAGTACCTCAAAACCCTTCAGCTTCAACTTCAGGTACACTGAAACCACCTAATGCCAAATGTAGCATGATTCTTTCAGATAGATGTATACATAGATGCACTGACAATATGTGGTTCTCTTTGACACACAGATGATGTCCATGGGAAGTGGGCTATGCATTCCTCCAATGCTGCTGCCATCAACCATGCAGCACTTGCAAATTCCCCCAATGGCTCATTTCCCTCATCTTGGCATGGGATTGGGGTATGGGATGGGTCTCTTCGACATGAACAACCCAGGTTGTTCCGCGGCGGTTCCACTTGCCCCCATGCCTGGTGCTCACTTTCCCTACTCAATGATCCCAGGCGCGGTACCACAAGGTCTTGGAATGCCTGGCAGAGACACGGTGCCGATGTTTGGGGTTCCCGGGCAAGCAATTCATTCGTCAGCGTCTAGTGTACAACCATTTCCATCTTTGGCTGGTCTTCCTGTTAGGCCGAACCTGGCCCCTCAAGTCTCAGCCACCATGGCTAACATGGTGCAGGAGCAACAGAAAGGTGTAGCAAATCAACAGCAGCAAAATCTGAATAATGAAGCTAGACAGGAAGCAAACACAGGAGGTCCACAATTACAGACCATCCTGCAGGTAGGATTTCACAAATAATATCAAACAGAGAAAAGCAGCTCGTTATGTTCTTGTCTGCATCTCTTATATCCAATTTACACAATCTTTTCAGGTCGAGAACCAGCATTTTAGTGCACACTCTTCAGCACAAACAGAAAGCTGTCAGTTTCTGGATGGTGGCGGCAACAGGACTAATACTACAGGGAGAAATGGGGCTGAAACATAAACAACGGCCAGTAAGTGTAAGTGTGTGACTCGACCTTAATGTTCAACTTGAGAGATATCACTGCATTTTGCACAAAGTTCTTATCTTAATAAAGTACACGTCTGATGATTTTTCAGGTCCCGACTAACAAGCTCCAGATGTGCAAATTAGCAACTAATCCTGGGAGAACATACCGAGTTTCAAAATCCACTAAGCGGATGTCACTTGAAAAGAGATCTTAATCAATCAAGAGGGAATCGGGCAGGGCGTGCTAGCTTTATCAAGCTATCAGGCTCCAAAATTTTGTGTAAAATGTAGATGGTAGGTGCTACCTGGTTTGCAACCTGCAAGCTGTACTTCTTGACAGCCAATGCAGTTTTCCTTGAGTAGTTTTTTTGCTTCACCGGAGTCTTCTTGGACCAATATATCTTATTTTCCCAAACATATTTTGCGATCATGCGCAAACATCTTGGTCTCCCCATATGAGTACTGGCTCTGCGTTAACTATATATCCTGTGCAAACAATAATGATCTAACAACGATTCAGAGTCACATGCATATACAAATATGTAATCACATTATTTTGCAAATATGTACAAGGAGCCAAAAGATCACTACCATGAAAGTTCTGGGCTTCAGGCAATAGCCAAATTGCGATACAACAGTTAAATATCATTTGAAAATCAAGAAGTAGATAGGAAGCAATTTACTCGATTCTATATGGAACTAAGGGTTCGTTTGGTAGTACTCTTCAATCTTCTGATTTTGTGAtgaaagtgattctgtttgtGAAATCGTTTGGTATGTTAGTTATGGAAGTGATTTTTAAGATAAGATTGTGTTGAAATTAAGAAGAATTAACCGGAAATCGGTGGAAGCTAGATTTTTCGACTCCTACCTCGTAATACAAAATATGGAAGTGATTCTCTCTGATTCTATCGCGAAATCGATTCTATGATAGAACGTTTTGTAGCGCTCCCACTGATTCTAGAGCGAAATCAGCTCtcaaaactctaccaaacagtcCCTAACTATTAAACATATTTATCACATAGATGATGTGTATAGTCAATATACTTTATGCCGAAGATATGCTTCTGACTACTTAGTTCGCTCCCAAAAAAGATGCAATCGATATGCTGCTCAATCGAGAATAGTAAAGGTGCGTTGTACGGATATAAGGACACAAGCTACTGGAGATatcctagaaaaaaaaatctgaagcGCATGCAAAAAGCTCAATCATGAACATATTTTAACTACGTTTGAATTATATGTTAGCATCAGCGTGTTGACTTCAGGAGTTCAGGTGTCATCTTACTTTGTTAGTCAATCTGGAAGCAAACATTAAATTATTAGTCACAATGTTATTGTTATGCTAACTGAACAATTCTAAAATAAGATCAGGAACCAGTATAGTATAATGCAAGAACGAAAAGATGGATTTTTATCTGAAATGCTGCAGTCTTAAAGTATGTACAATTTTTGCCTACAAGAAGCAAGCACGCATCTCAGTGTACTACTAGCTCATTTGCTCTGGCATTTGAATTACGTTTTTCATTGACCAGCAACGTGAAATTTTTAGAATTCGATCTTTTTAAGAAACTTTTTATATGTAGGGATCTATAGGGAAATAATGTTAAAAAATAGACTTTTTTATCATATCAGATATTTAACGTCACAGTTGGATAGCGTAGCGTTATGATAATTAACACCATAATAACTAACACATATAATCTTAATCCAAAATAGAAGTCGGCACTAAATGTCACGATGCCATCGCAAAATGTTATAATGCTATGCAAAAtagtctatttttaaaaattattttcatacgagTTTATCTATAGaatatgtttaaaaaaaagttaaaatataaaaattccaaCAGCATTCTACAGTAACATGTGTAAAAAGATAAGCTAGTTATGGTATCTAGCATTATTTTATCACTTAATGGAGGTACATGATTGCTTTTCCCTACCTATTTTATTCCTGATATGACATAACTTTGAAGATCGGTGTGGACAGGCATCTAATAGATTCATGCATCTATGACAAGCAAGTCCCCTGCAATAATGCAGGTCTTATCATTCAGGCCTATGTGTTGTCGTCAGTTTTCAGGCCTATCTTCAGATCGTCCATTGATGGACCTTGCTCCTCTCAAAACGCGGAAATAATTTGCCTTGCAAGATAGACATTTGCCAGCTTatccgcttctcttttcttttcctcctctcctttttcATTACATATATTTTTACTAGCTCCATACCGAGTTAATAATTTTTAGTCAGCAACTTTGCATGCCCCGATCATCTATAGTAAGGAAAATAACAGACAATAATATCCGAGAAAGGAAACTCCGATGTTCATATATTCAAGGACTGAAGTGGGTCCAGCCATAAAAACATTTCATGTGGTGTTAGTTGGCTATGAACATGCACATGATACGATAATTCTATTGTCTTTATGCTAGATATTGTTCCAGTGAAACCCAGGGTTCCATTTACCGACCgaagctcggttaccgagctccggcgataaccgaaaatgcgcgataaccgcggttaccggtcaaaaatttaaaaaaattcggagaaaattcatttggcaaattttaaatttttgcgaaaaaatcatgtttttgccctctcggtaaccgagcggtttgggtcggttaccgagcgattttctcgcatttttgattcggtcggttaccgagcggtttgggtcggtaaccgctcggttttctcgatttatcgagcggttttatcaaatttcagcgcagttcaacaaaaaacctaaaaaagggttcaatcttgtaaaatcaataactaattcatccgagcttcaaatcaagtgaaacaaattttgttggcttccttgtaacatgatctacatgataaaagtatttatactcataaaaaagttcaaaattttctgtgagaaattttatttgttaaaccaaggtaaatgcatagtttactctttgctaatccaaaaatcatgaaactaattttgttagtcttcttacatgatcctatatcttttaaaaatatatgaactcatgaattagttattgtaacatgcatgattgtgtaaatgtgttgcgactagattaattcataactgacccatcacaccttaaaaattagtgaaaccactttcattagcttatttatattatgatttacgtagaaaaaataatagtagacatgaaaaaattaattacagtgatgtttcttaacatattcactttatgcttgtgaactttgtaaaaattatagagaatttaataaaactctaaataaagtgaaatcaattttaaagattctcttaaaatacgttttatacaagaaaaatatgtgtttgcatgttacacttttccttaacgtgagttaataattgagccgcacgcttcaatttttttcatttttttcaaactttctccctgtagaatatgatgcaaacgacattatttttgaaaaaaaatttcacagaagttattagaattatgtctagttttttttaagatttttttgaatttttttttaaatatttttagtttttcgaattttttgaattcaaatttcggttaccgagcggtttttgaaaccggaccggaccgggaaggtcggtaaccgcgatttttgagcggttaccgacggttttttgaaccctggtgaAACCCAGAGATGAACTATATGATAGACTCAACAATCACAATCAATTCACATAGTTAATCTGCTGATATCCTGGTGCACAAGATTCTTCAGTTTGCACCACAGAAATCAGAGCATGGACTGTGGTTTCTAAGCAAGCAAGCAGTGTAGGCAAGGCTACATACGAATGGTTTTAAGCCAACGGATGACTTTGTATGCGATAATTGCACCTAACCATACCATTTCAAAGTATGTACTTGAAACTAAGAAATCAGCACTCATGCTGGATACATCTTAACTTCTTTGGGAACTGTCCACAatgtctttttttcttctttttgttcgAGGGCACACAGGCCCTGTTTGGatactaagtttttttttttgagttttggaaAAGTATTATGGTTTTATAAAATACTTTGGTTTTGGAAAACTTAGAGGTGTTTGGATGTAACAAATCTTGTAGTATTGAAAATCATAGTATTGCCGAAACTGCCTTCTTTTTAGAGTTTTAGAAACTCCACACTGTAcctctttttttccaaaattgtGGTATCACATTACTCTTGTTTCTAAAACTGTAGTTTCTTATTACCAAATAGACCCTTAATGTTATTTCGATAGCTGTATCTGCCCCTACATGACGACATGTCAGAACGGATAACATAATTAACATTTCAAACTCCAGTGTTTGACACATGATTAGGACGTACTCTAGTTTTGACTTGAATTATAGTATAGTTTGTCAACAGAATGTCATAGTTGCATGTCAAGGAAACAGATATTAAAATCTGTTTAAGCACGATCGCCATGCAAACTATGCTATCTTTATGTTCAATACCCAATCCAAATGGGCGTTAGGATTTGCATACAAGTCCAAGTAACACCCACTGCCTCTTTCAATAAAGTATAATCGAGCAGTTAAGCCACTGGCCAGAAGCTGACAATGATGGTTGCTTCCTAGTTTTAAACTGTTCTAAGGACCCCACTACTGCCCT includes:
- the LOC133910344 gene encoding transcription factor PHYTOCHROME INTERACTING FACTOR-LIKE 15-like: MSDGNEFAELLWENGQAVVHGRRKQPQTAFPPFTCGGSGSSRAQEKHPGSDPMALLKTGGLFGVGGMASSIHDFSSGLDATRGNGDLDDTVPWINYPIIDDDSAAPALADSYSPDFFSELQAAAAAATNLTSPPPSIHHTANNRSNPVATSSREPEVSKEGHRMSAPATRPEPQAESAAAKQPRSSGEGLMNFALFSRPAAMARASLQSAQRPPPQGTDKPSNVTVTASTRMESTVVQSSCGPRTAPAFTDQRTAWPQPKEVRFACTAAPTAAAGNLQQEMPRDRAGNNMTLQKKVETRMAPEVAVTSSSVCSGNGAGNGNDESWRHQKRKSQAECSASQDDDLEDDSGGLRRSASRGTKRSRTAEVHNLSERRRRDRINEKMRALQELIPNCNKIDKASMLDEAIEYLKTLQLQLQMMSMGSGLCIPPMLLPSTMQHLQIPPMAHFPHLGMGLGYGMGLFDMNNPGCSAAVPLAPMPGAHFPYSMIPGAVPQGLGMPGRDTVPMFGVPGQAIHSSASSVQPFPSLAGLPVRPNLAPQVSATMANMVQEQQKGVANQQQQNLNNEARQEANTGGPQLQTILQVENQHFSAHSSAQTESCQFLDGGGNRTNTTGRNGAET